The following nucleotide sequence is from Pirellulales bacterium.
CGCGGAGCTGCTCGTTTTCTTGCGCAAAGCCGGTGTACCACACTTCCGTGCGATCGGCGTGGCCGTCGCGGTCGTCGTCGGGCAGGTAGACCACGGCGCCGGCGAGGGTGACGATGACGCCGCTGCGCCACGGTTGCAGTCCATTGGCCATCAAGAGGCCATCGGCATAGTCGTGGGCCGTTTCGTAGCGACCGTCGGCGTCGCGATCTTCGAGCCAACGAACGCGCGATTTTGGCGGCTGGCCATCGGCAGGGCCACTGGGGTAGTCGCGCATTTCGACGACCCACAGTCGGCCATCGGCGCCAAAACGAGCGTCAACCGGGTCGATCACCTCGGGCTCTGCGGCGACCAGTTCAATGCGAAAGCCGGGGGGCAGTTGAAATGCGGCGAGCGCCGCCGGCGGTGAGAGGGGCTCGGCGGCCGCGGACCATTGCGACGGCCACCAAAGAATGATGCCAGGCAACAAGACTGTTGTCGCCAACTGCCAATAGCGGCTATGCAAAAAATACACCAAGCGAAAAGCCTCCTGGGTTAGCGTTCAGGATATTCGCAGAACGGCGGGGGCGTCAAAGCGGGTAGGGCGTGATTTCGGCGCGGGGAGGACTCGGCTATCATAGCCACGGCACACCGACGATTCGTGAGGACATTGAAATGTTCGGAAGAATTTTGCTGCGAACCCTGATGGGATCTTGCCTGCTGCTGGCGGGCAGTTGGTCGCTGGCCGAAGAGGTGCAGCCGGCGCGGTTTCATCATGTGCTGCTCAACGTGACGCAGCCCGCCAAGTCGATGCGATTTTATCGGAACACGTTCGGCGCGGTACCGGTGAAATTCCGCGGCGCGGCCGACGCGCTTTTGACCGAGCGATCGTTTCTGCTGTTCAATCAGGTCGAGACGCCGCCCGACGGCACGCTGAACACGGGCGTGTGGCACATTGGTTGGGGTGGCGTGGACGTGAAGAACGAATACGAATGGTGGAAGCGACACGACGTGACGATTCACACGCCGCTCTCGCCGCTGCCGGGGCGCGACAACTTTTATTTTTACATCAGCGGCCCGGACAAGGAGTTGATCGAGATCAACACGATGGGGCACCACCGATTCGCGCATGTGCATTTCTTTGCCGACGACGTGAACGAATCGGTCGCTTGGTACACGAAGAATTTGGGCCTCAAGCCGCGGACGGCGAAGGTTCCTCGGCCGAAGGGGGACCCGAACACACTGGCCGGCATCTGGATGAACGTGATTCAGTGCGACAACGTGCTGCTCATCTTCTTTGGCAAGCCCGATCAAGAACCGTCGCCGCAGTGGTGGCCCGATCCGCCGCTCAAGGAAATTCAATCGACCAAGGATCGGCCGATCGAGCGGATCGGTTTTTCGTACGAAAAGATCGAGCCGGTCTTCGAGCGCATGCAGGCCGCGGGCGTGACGATCGTGGAACCGATCACCGAGCGCCCGCAGTTTCGGCTGAAGAGTTTTGTGGTGGAGGGGCCGAACCGCGTGCTGATCGAGGTGGCGGAGGCGAAGCCCATTTCGGAAGGAGTTTGGGAATGAGCAGCGCCACGGGGCGGAGCACAGCGCTTCCGGCGGCGCTTTACGTTCGTGATGGGGAGACGTGGATTCCGCAAGAGGCGTGCGTGGGACCGTGGTCGCCCGAGGCGCTGCATGGCGGCCCGGTGGCGGCCTTGTGCGTTGCGGCGGCCGAAGAGTTGCTACCGGGCGAACATTTGGTGACGACGCGCATGACGTTGGACCTGGTCAAGCCGGTCCCAATGCGGCCGCTGGCGGTAGAGGCCAAGCTGATCAAAACGGGACGGCGCGTGCATCTGGTGGATGTGACGATCCGTCACGATGGCAAGGAGGTCGCGCTCGCCCGCGTACAGCGCACGAGCTATGCGGAGGTGACGCTTCCCGATTTGGCCGGGAGCGGGTTAGACATTGGTCCGCCCCCGGACCGGCCAGAGGACATGATTCTGTTTAATCAAGCATCGGCGCCTGATCGTCCGGGGAACTTTTCGCGATTGGCCACCGAATTTCGCACGGCGACAGACTTGGGAATTTACAAAGCGGGCGTCAAAATCGCGTGGTTGAATGTGTACGCCGATTTGACGCCGGGCGTGCCACTTTCGAATTCGGCCGCGGTAGCCGCCGCCAGCGACTACACCAACGCGCTAGGCGCCCCGGCGATGCCCAGCCAGGTGGGGCTGTTGTACCCCAACGCCGACTTGACCTTATATCTGGTGCGCAAACCCGTGAGCCACTGGGTGCGTTTGGCGCCGACCAGCACCTGGCACGAGCATGGCATTGGGCACAGCCGGTGCGCATTATGGGATGAAAAGGGGATGTTAGGCACCTCGGCCGTGACACTTCCCTTGATGGAGAAGGGGTATAATTGAAGTCTGCGTGGGGGAACCCCCACACGATCGCTGCGCAATTTCGTCATCGAATGCCGGCCCTCAGTTGGCCGGTATGTTGCGGCTCTTGTGCAGTGGTCAATCATTTGGCAGGGCGTCCGCGTCCTAGAAATTAGTTCGACGACGCGCCCCGGCCGTCAATTGTTTCAACACCTAACGATCGAGCCACCCATGCACCACTTCCGCACTTGTTCTTACGCGCTCTTGTTTTTGGGATTGGTCGGCACGGCCTTGGCCGCCGACGAAAAGAAGGAGTTTCGGGTCGGGGTCGCCGAGCGCGACGTGACGCCAGAGGGCAAGACGCCTATGTGGGGTTACGCCGAACGGCACGCGGCGCTATCGACGGGCGTTGCCGATCCGCTCATGGCCAAGGCAATTGTCATCCAGGCAGGCAAAGACAAATTGGCGATTGTGGGGACCGATCTGGGACGCGGCCCCACAAGTGAGATGATGAAGCAGATTCGCGCCGAGTTGAAATCGGCCTGCGGCATCGAACATGTGATCATCAGCGGCAGCCATTCGCATCACGGCCCGGTGATCGAGTTGACCGACAAAGAAGGGCGCGGCAAGGGGAAATTCGCCGATGCCGTGGCGTACAGCCAAAAACTGCCGGGTCTGTTGATCGACGCGATCAAAGAGGCGGATGCGTCGCTACAGCCCGCCAAGATCGGAGTGGGCACGAAGAACGTGAGCCTCAATCGCAATCGCCATTCGAAGCGCGAGCCGAAGGCGGTTGAACCGATGCTGGCGGTGGTGCGATTCGATGACATGGCGGGGAAGCCAATCGCGATCTTGGTGAACTTCGCGGCGCATCCGACGATGATCGACGCGATGGATTTGCGGTTTTCGGCCGATTACCCCGGCGCGATGAAGAAGAAGGTCGAAGCGAGCCTCAAGACCAAGTGCGTGTTCATGCAAGGGGCCGCAGGGGATATGAGCGCAAATCCACCGGCCGGCGTCAGTGGACCCAAACAGTTTGGCGAGGCTCTGGCCGACCAGGTGCTGAATGTGGCGGCTGGCATCAAGACCGCCGTGCCAGCGAAACCGGAGATCGTGGGCACGGTCGATCGTTTTCTGTTCGATGCGCGCGTCGACTTCACCAACAAGATCATCCAGACCGTATTTGCGCGGGTGTTCTTTCCCGAGCTGGCGCAGGCCTATGTGGACGAGGTGCAAGAAGGCATACCGGCGGAGCTCGACACGGTACTGCTGAATCAAGAAATTGGGCTGGTGACTGGTTCTGGAGAGTTCTTTTGCAACCACTCGAACCGACTCAAGGAGCGTTCGTTCCTGCCGCACACTTTGTTCTTTGGTTACGCCAATGGGCACAACCTTTATTACCCCACCATTGAAGGCGCGTCGGAGGGGGGCTACGGCGCCGATCCACAGATGTCGCCGGTCGAAATTGGGGCGGGTGAGCAAATGATGAATCGGGCGCTGATGAACCTGTATCACTTGCAGGGCAAGTACTCGATTGAGCCGGGATTTAAGGCAAAGAGCAGCAAATAGTTGCGGACTAGAGCGAATGGCTAAGGAAATTGGCCTGGGCCGCCGATACCCAATGCGCAGAACTTGACGCTGCCGCCGCGACCCCCTACAAAGCTGGGGTCTGGGGGAATCGCAATTGGGACATGAGCCATGTCGCTTGGCGCACGCTTTACGCGAGCCATCGCTGGACTGATGACCGCAGTCGTGTTGACTGCCGCCCCGGCCTCTTCGTTGGCCTTCGTCGACTGCGGAGGCTGCTGTCAAAAGGGAAGCAGGCAGCGACCTGCTGGCGATACGCCGGTCGCATCTTGCTGCCGCCACAAGCTGATGGCGACACATCCCGCGGCGACGAAAACTGGCGGTTGCTGCGCCAAGCGTCGCCAGGCCACCAATCATAGTACGACGAACGTGGCGAGCGAGTGCAACTGCCGTCACGGGGCCGACGCCTTGGCGGTGCTGCCGGCAGACGTGCAGGAAAGTAAAACAGGCATTCAAAAGCTGCTCGTCGCAGTGCGCGAGTCGCCCGCGATCGAGATGTGCGCTGCGTTGCGTTTCTCCACTCAGGAAGCGCCGTCCGAAATCGCATTGCGTCCCAACGAGCGCTCGGCGCAGATTTTGTTTTGCAACTGGCGCCCTTAGCGGCTCGACTCGCGTCTGCGCGTCGGGCCGGATCGCATATTTGTGCGGCAGCGCTCTCAAGGCGGGAGCCGCCGCAAGCCACGATCAAGGCTTCGGCCGCATCGCGCCTGCGCGCGTTTTTTTGAAGCTATTGATTACATCCAAAGTTCTTCTCACTTAAGAAGGAAATCACGATGAAGACCAAACTGCTCACGGCCGCAGCATGTGGCCTGACCTTGGCGCTGGCTGGCGTGTTGACCGCCGCCGAGAAGGAGTTTCACGCGACTTGCCCGGTATCGGGCGCGCCGGCCAAGGAAGCCAACTCGGTGGACTTTCTGGGCAAGAAGGTGTACTTCTGCTGCCAGAACTGCCCCAAGAAGTACACGGCCAATCCGGACAAGTTCGCGCTGAAGGCCAAACAGCAACTGGCCGCCACCGGTCAGATTACGCAGGTCGCTTGCCCGATCAGCGGCAAACCGGCCAAGGCCGATCAGTCGTTGGATGTGGGGGGCGTGGATGTTCACTTCTGCTGCGGCAACTGCAAGGCCAAGGCGGAAGGCGCCGACAATGTGCTGGCCGCGATCTTTGGCGACTTGGAGAAGGCGTTCACGCTGCAGACCACCTGCCCGGTGAGCGGCAAGGCGATCAAGGCCGACCAGATGGTGGAGCATGACGGCAAGAAGGTGTATTTCTGCTGCGATGGCTGCCCGTCCGCGTTCGAGAAGGATCCGAGCAAGTTCTTGTCGAAGTTGCCGCAGTTCAACGTGCCGGCCAAATGAGGTTGGCGCCAGGAACGATTGATTGAGCCGAGAGGCGCTCCGCGAGGGGCGCCTCTTTTTTTTGGGGGCCTTCCCGGGGCTGGCCATGATGGGCTTTCAACAAGGCGCGGCGGATATATTATTGTTGGATCAGCGCATGACGCCCTAACTCCAGATCCGGTCACAACATGGATTCAAGAAGCGATTGCGGTGATTCCCTGGCGATCGACTGCAACACTCTTCGCGTCACACCGCGCTATGTGGTATTGCCGCCCGAGCGCCGTCGCGCCGTGTATTGTGCCGCTCTGGCAATCGCAGTTAGCAGTGTTCTCATTTCAGGATGTGGACGACTGTTCAGCGCTGAGGATTCGAAACTGCGCGCAACAGAAGTAGAATTAGAGTCGCTGCTAATCAGGGGATGTGCAACGTCCAATCCGGTCGAAAGCTATTATACGAGCGCTTTGCGTCCCGCTTTGGATGTCGTTCGCAAGGCGTCTCGCGACTCGGATTTTGAGCGCCCTTTTCCGGTCGCTTCTTATATGACGCCGAGTGATCGCGTGGAAAAAGGCTCGTTACTCTTCGTGGTAGCATGGCTGGAATCAGGAGACACCGTTGCACGTGTGGTTATTGAGAATGAGAATCGCGACATCCTGGTTAATGAGAAGATCGCTGTTGCGTCATTTCTTCCGGATGTAATTTCGAAGTGCTTGTACGCTCATGTGCGGCTAGATGCCGAGTCTTCAACGGAGAAGGCTGGTTTTCAGAAGAGCCTGAACAGAAACGTTTTGTTCCTTTCGAGAGACGAAATCGACCGAGCCGGCGGCGAACTCATGGTGTCTCTTGTCACGAAGACGGGTTATCGAACGAAGCCAATCAAGATCTTTGTTGATAACACTGTTCCGCCCGCGCCCCCAATGGCCCACGACCCGGGTGGTTGAGCGCTTGGGGATAGAACGCCGTCCCGGGGCTGGCACCCTCGGGCTATTGAACGCGCCCCCGTTGGGGGTGGGGAATGTGAATGAATGTTGGTCTTTGATCATTCGCGTTCATGTGGCGCCAGGCGATGGTTGATGTCGCGACCACATCGTGGATGCGGTACATTTCGGCATGGAAAACAATGCCGCATCGAAACGAGTTGTGATCGCCGGGGGGAGTGGGTTTCTGGGTGTGTCGCTCGCCCGGCATTTGAGTGACGCAGGCGCATCGGTCGTGATCCTTTCGCGGAATCGGCCGGCAGTGACCGGACCGTGGAGGCATGCGACGTGGGACGCGCGCACGCTGGGCGACTGGCGCGGTGAGTTGGACGGCGCCGATGGACTGGTGAATCTGGTCGGCCGCAGCGTGGACTGCGTCAAGACGCCCGAACATCAGGACGAGATTCTCCGTTCGCGCGTCGAGGCGACTGGCGCGCTGGGGCAGGCGATGCGCGCCATCGATTCGCCGCCGCCGGTCTGGGTGCAGATGAGCACCGCGCACATTTATGGCGATCCACCGAGCCTGATCTGCACGGAAGATTCGACCTTCGGCTGCGGGTTTGCGCCGATGGTGGGCAAGGCGTGGGAAGAAGCGTTTGACCAGGCCGCGCTGCCATCGCAGCGCAAGGTGATTTTGCGGACGAGTTTTGTCATTGGGCGCGATCGGGGCGCGGGAGGGGGCGCCTTGGCGCGGCTCAAGTGGCTCGCGCGGTTTGGATTGGGGGGCAAAGTCGGTAGCGGCGCTCAAGGGATGAGCTGGATTCATGAGCTGGACATGAATCGCCTGTTTGAGCGCGGACTGTACGATTCGACCATGCAAGGCGCTTACATTGCGACGGCGCCCCAGCCGGTGGCGCAGGTCGAGTTCATGCGCGCGCTGCGCCAAGTGATGAACATGCCGATTGGATTGCCCGCCTTTGCGTGGATGGTGCGACTCGGCGCGCCGCTGGTGCTGCGCACCGACTCCGAGTTGGCGCTGTACGGTCGCTACGTGGTATCGAAGCGGCTGGCGGCGGAAGGTTTTGAGTTTCGCTTTGGCGAGTTAAGGGACGCGCTGGATGATCTGTGCGGGGAGGGCGAGAAGGCGGGTTCTCGGGGCTGATGTGCTCCCGGGGCCTCGCGTTCCTTAACGCCCTGGGCTATTGAACGCGGCCCGTTGGGGGCGAGAAGGAATTGAACCAACGCTTGACGGGCAGCGGCGTCGGCTGTATTTTACCACTCGGTTATTTAACTAATTGGTTATACCCCAATGACGATGGATTCGCTCAGCACGACGTTCGCGGCTTTGGCCGACCCGACCCGCCGCGCCATTCTGTCGCGGTTAGCTCGGGGAGAGGCCTCGGTGACCGAATTGGCGAAGCCGTTCGATATGAGCCTGCCCGGCATCTCTAAGCATCTGAAGGTGCTGGAGCGATCGGGGTTGATCGCGCGCGGCCGCGACGCGCAGTGGCGCCCCTGTCGGCTGGAGGCCAAGCGTCTTCAGGAGGCCGCGCGTTGGGTGGAGTCGTTCCGCCGCCATTGGGACGAAACCCTAGATCGTCTCGATGAATACTTGCAAGAAACTCAAGCCAAGGAGAAATCTCGTGCCCACAGAAAAAAGCAAAACCGCAGTATCGGATGACCGCGAGGTGTTGATTACGCGGGTGTTCGACGCGCCGCTCGAGGTTGTCTTTCGGGCCTGGACCGAACGCGAAGCGCTGTTGCGGTGGTACGCGCCGCGGGGCTGCACGATCACGTTTCGCGCGATTGATGTGCGCGAAGGGGGGGAGTTCCATTCGTGCATTCGCACTCCGGATGGTCATGAGTGCTGGTGCAAGGGGGAGTATCGAGAGATTGTGGCGCCGGAGCGGATCGTTTACAGCATGACGGTGGCCGACGCGGCTGGGAACCAAGTCGAGCCGACGGCGGTTGGCATGGACGCCGATTGGCCACGCGAAACGGAAGTGACGGTGACATTCGAGCCGGTGGGAGAGAAAACCCGACTGACGCTGCGGCAGACGGTGTCGGAATCGTTGGCGAAGCGAACGGGCGCCCATCCAAGCTGGATCGACATGTTGGATCGGCTGGCAGAGGTGGTGTGAGGGGAGTGGTAAGGTCGGGGTTTCGTGTTCCTCTTGGGAAAACGCCCTGGACTATTGAGCGCGCCCCCGTTGGGGGCGAAGGAGCAGGAAAGCAGAATAAGCGCGCCGATCGCTGCCGCGGGTGACGTGCCGGGCAAATAGATTTGGTGCGCTTCTGTTAGGGGGCGGGGAGGGCGTTGATGATTTAGGCGGCTACTGCACAAATCGCGGGCAGAAGACAATCTCGATGCGCGATCTCGAAGCTTGGCGATTTATTTGTCGCGGCGGCATCTTGCGATCTGGCAGACACTTGCACGAATTGGTCGCGTAGTTACTTACCAATTGTGGCGCATCATTTGCTTTGACTTCTAATTAGGCTTCGGTGGGTTTTGGCGGACCACGGAGTTGCAAGCCGCGCACAAGTTAGCGGCTTCATCACCTTTGGTTTGTCAGGCACTCGATGGCTAGTGTTCTGTCGATAGAAGCGCCGCGCGCCGAGCGGAACTTTCATTCCGCCACTGGGCCGATGCTGCTGGAGCAGTTGCTGGAACAACAACAGCAGCTTACAGCGGTCGATAAATTCACGCAGCGGCACGAAGCGGTGACCGCGCCGCTACAGGCGCGTCACTATCGCGATCTGATTCCGCTTTCCAAGCCGGCCGCGGGCGAGCAGTACGCGTTTGAAGTCGATCTCGACGCTTGCTCGGGCTGCAAAGCGTGCGTGGTGGCCTGCCACAACCTGAATGGCCTGGAAGAAGTCGAGTTGTGGCGGTCGGTGGGGCTGTTGCAAGGAGGCAGCAGCAGTCTGCCGGTTTTACAGCATGTCACGACGGCATGTCACCACTGTCTTGAGCCGCCGTGCCTGGAAGGCTGCCCGGTGTTGGCCTATGAGAAGGACCCGATCACCGGCATCGTGCGGCACTTGGATGACCAGTGCATTGGTTGCCAGTACTGTATCTTGAAGTGTCCGTACGACGTGCCGAAGTACAGTCGCGCGAAAGGCATTGTGCGCAAGTGCGACATGTGCGCCGATCGGCTGTCGGCGGGCGAGGCGCCCGCCTGTGTGCAGGCGTGTCCCAGCCGAGCGATCCGCATCACGGTTGTCGAGAAACAGCAGGTCGCGGAGAACGCGGAGGCGAATCTGTTTCTGCCCGGAGCGCCTGAGCCGCGTTGGACGCTACCAACGACGCACTATAAGACGCGCAAGACGCTGCCGGCCAATTTGTTGCCGGCTGATTTCTTCGTGGCGGCGCGGCAGCATGCGCACTGGCCGCTGGTGCTGATGCTGGTGTTGACGCAGATGTCGGTGGGGGCGTTCCTGATTGATCAGGTCTTGCGCGATTTGGACCTGGCGACCGGATCGGCGCCAGCGCCGCAAGCGCGGGCGGTTCACCTGGCGACCGCGTTCGCGCTTGGCATGCTGGGACTTGTCAGCTCAATATTTCACTTGGGGCGACCTTGGCTCGCATACCGCGCGATACTGGGTTGGCGGCGCAGTTGGTTGAGCCGCGAGGTGTTGGCTTTTGGCGCCTTCGCGTTGGCGGCGTCGGTGTACGCGGCGACCCCATGGCTGGAGAGCGCTGGGACGACAGTGGCCGCCGATTGGGAACATGTGTTGGGGGGCGTGGTGGCGCTCACCGGACTGGCGGGGGTGGCCTGCTCCACGATGATCTACGCCAGCACGCGGCGGGCGCTGTGGAACCCGGTTTACACGGGATGCAAGTTCTTGCTCACGGCCGCGCTGCTGGGGACGCCGGTGGCGCTGCTTGTTCGCCTGGCCGCCAGCGCATGGACCGCCGACGCGCGCGATGCGTCGGTCGCGCTGGCGCACTTGCGGCTGGCGCTTTGGATCTTGCTGGCCTGCGCGGCGATCAAGCTGGTGATGGAAGCCGCGATCTTTTGCTGGCTACGGGCGCGGACGCTTACCCCGCTACGACGCACGGCGATCTTGATGACGGGTGACCTGGCACGGGCCACGGCGATTCGATTCGCATGCGGCGCCGTGGGAGGACTGGCGCTGCCTGCCGCGCTGTTGATTTTTGTTGTGCGCCACGGTGACGCGTCATCGCTTGCCGTGGCGCTGGCGATGGCGTTGGTGCTCGCCTTGAACTTTGTCGGCGAGATGCTGGAGCGCTACCTCTTCTTCGCGGCCGTGGTCGCGCCCAAGATGCCAGGAGCGCCCTCGGTATGAAGACGCTTGCGAAACGCGCGCTGTCGCAGCCGGCTTGGAATCACCTATTGCGCCAGCCAACCGGGCCATTCACTGCGGAGTTGTCGCGGCGGCCGGGAGGATTTGGCCTGGGCCAGGTGCCCGCTGGCAACGTGCCCGACGCCACTGCCGCCATGACTTGTGGTTACTGCTCCACGGGATGCTCGCTCACGGTTCACCTGCGCGATGGCGACGCGATTGGTTTGTCGCCGACCACGGATTATCCGGTGAACCTGGGAATGGCCTGCCCCAAAGGTTGGGAGGCGCTGTCCGCGCTCAAAGCCGCCGATCGCGCGACCACACCGCTATTGCGCGACGCAAGTGGTCGGCTGCGACCGGTGGATTGGGGCGCGGCGCTGGCGGCATTTTGCCAGCAGATGAAGGGGATTCAGCGGCGCTACGGAAACGAGTCGGTGGCCTTTCTCAGCACCGGACAGATCGCCACAGAAGAAATGGCGTACCTCGGCGCGCTCGCCAAATTCGGCATGGGCATGATTCATGGCGATGGCAACACGCGGCAGTGCATGGCGACCGCGGTGACGGCGTACAAGCAGGCATTTGGTTTCGACGCGCCACCGTACACCTACGACGACCTGGAGCAATCCGACGTCATTGTGTTGGTCGGATCAAACTTGTGCATCGCGCATCCGATCTTGTGGCAGCGGATCTGCCGTAACCCGCAGCATCCTGAAATTGTCGTGGTCGATCCGCGGAAGACCGAGACGGCGATGGCGGCCACGCTGCACCTGCCGCTACGACCCAAGTCGGACTTGGCACTGTTCTACGGGCTGGCGCACCTGTTGATTCGCGAAGGCTGGATCGACGACGACTATATCGCGGCGCATACGTCCGGCTTTGAGGCGTTTCGAGAGCATGTTGCCGCATTCACGCCAGAGCGGGTGACGGCGGCGACGGGCATCGACGCACCGGCGCTATCGCGCGTCGCGCGGATGATTCACTACGGCCGGCGCGTCTCGTTCTGGTGGAC
It contains:
- a CDS encoding YHS domain-containing protein translates to MKTKLLTAAACGLTLALAGVLTAAEKEFHATCPVSGAPAKEANSVDFLGKKVYFCCQNCPKKYTANPDKFALKAKQQLAATGQITQVACPISGKPAKADQSLDVGGVDVHFCCGNCKAKAEGADNVLAAIFGDLEKAFTLQTTCPVSGKAIKADQMVEHDGKKVYFCCDGCPSAFEKDPSKFLSKLPQFNVPAK
- a CDS encoding neutral/alkaline non-lysosomal ceramidase N-terminal domain-containing protein, yielding MHHFRTCSYALLFLGLVGTALAADEKKEFRVGVAERDVTPEGKTPMWGYAERHAALSTGVADPLMAKAIVIQAGKDKLAIVGTDLGRGPTSEMMKQIRAELKSACGIEHVIISGSHSHHGPVIELTDKEGRGKGKFADAVAYSQKLPGLLIDAIKEADASLQPAKIGVGTKNVSLNRNRHSKREPKAVEPMLAVVRFDDMAGKPIAILVNFAAHPTMIDAMDLRFSADYPGAMKKKVEASLKTKCVFMQGAAGDMSANPPAGVSGPKQFGEALADQVLNVAAGIKTAVPAKPEIVGTVDRFLFDARVDFTNKIIQTVFARVFFPELAQAYVDEVQEGIPAELDTVLLNQEIGLVTGSGEFFCNHSNRLKERSFLPHTLFFGYANGHNLYYPTIEGASEGGYGADPQMSPVEIGAGEQMMNRALMNLYHLQGKYSIEPGFKAKSSK
- a CDS encoding dimethyl sulfoxide reductase anchor subunit — translated: MASVLSIEAPRAERNFHSATGPMLLEQLLEQQQQLTAVDKFTQRHEAVTAPLQARHYRDLIPLSKPAAGEQYAFEVDLDACSGCKACVVACHNLNGLEEVELWRSVGLLQGGSSSLPVLQHVTTACHHCLEPPCLEGCPVLAYEKDPITGIVRHLDDQCIGCQYCILKCPYDVPKYSRAKGIVRKCDMCADRLSAGEAPACVQACPSRAIRITVVEKQQVAENAEANLFLPGAPEPRWTLPTTHYKTRKTLPANLLPADFFVAARQHAHWPLVLMLVLTQMSVGAFLIDQVLRDLDLATGSAPAPQARAVHLATAFALGMLGLVSSIFHLGRPWLAYRAILGWRRSWLSREVLAFGAFALAASVYAATPWLESAGTTVAADWEHVLGGVVALTGLAGVACSTMIYASTRRALWNPVYTGCKFLLTAALLGTPVALLVRLAASAWTADARDASVALAHLRLALWILLACAAIKLVMEAAIFCWLRARTLTPLRRTAILMTGDLARATAIRFACGAVGGLALPAALLIFVVRHGDASSLAVALAMALVLALNFVGEMLERYLFFAAVVAPKMPGAPSV
- a CDS encoding thioesterase family protein, with product MSSATGRSTALPAALYVRDGETWIPQEACVGPWSPEALHGGPVAALCVAAAEELLPGEHLVTTRMTLDLVKPVPMRPLAVEAKLIKTGRRVHLVDVTIRHDGKEVALARVQRTSYAEVTLPDLAGSGLDIGPPPDRPEDMILFNQASAPDRPGNFSRLATEFRTATDLGIYKAGVKIAWLNVYADLTPGVPLSNSAAVAAASDYTNALGAPAMPSQVGLLYPNADLTLYLVRKPVSHWVRLAPTSTWHEHGIGHSRCALWDEKGMLGTSAVTLPLMEKGYN
- a CDS encoding TIGR01777 family oxidoreductase, whose amino-acid sequence is MENNAASKRVVIAGGSGFLGVSLARHLSDAGASVVILSRNRPAVTGPWRHATWDARTLGDWRGELDGADGLVNLVGRSVDCVKTPEHQDEILRSRVEATGALGQAMRAIDSPPPVWVQMSTAHIYGDPPSLICTEDSTFGCGFAPMVGKAWEEAFDQAALPSQRKVILRTSFVIGRDRGAGGGALARLKWLARFGLGGKVGSGAQGMSWIHELDMNRLFERGLYDSTMQGAYIATAPQPVAQVEFMRALRQVMNMPIGLPAFAWMVRLGAPLVLRTDSELALYGRYVVSKRLAAEGFEFRFGELRDALDDLCGEGEKAGSRG
- a CDS encoding metalloregulator ArsR/SmtB family transcription factor — its product is MTMDSLSTTFAALADPTRRAILSRLARGEASVTELAKPFDMSLPGISKHLKVLERSGLIARGRDAQWRPCRLEAKRLQEAARWVESFRRHWDETLDRLDEYLQETQAKEKSRAHRKKQNRSIG
- a CDS encoding VOC family protein gives rise to the protein MFGRILLRTLMGSCLLLAGSWSLAEEVQPARFHHVLLNVTQPAKSMRFYRNTFGAVPVKFRGAADALLTERSFLLFNQVETPPDGTLNTGVWHIGWGGVDVKNEYEWWKRHDVTIHTPLSPLPGRDNFYFYISGPDKELIEINTMGHHRFAHVHFFADDVNESVAWYTKNLGLKPRTAKVPRPKGDPNTLAGIWMNVIQCDNVLLIFFGKPDQEPSPQWWPDPPLKEIQSTKDRPIERIGFSYEKIEPVFERMQAAGVTIVEPITERPQFRLKSFVVEGPNRVLIEVAEAKPISEGVWE
- a CDS encoding SRPBCC domain-containing protein, yielding MNTCKKLKPRRNLVPTEKSKTAVSDDREVLITRVFDAPLEVVFRAWTEREALLRWYAPRGCTITFRAIDVREGGEFHSCIRTPDGHECWCKGEYREIVAPERIVYSMTVADAAGNQVEPTAVGMDADWPRETEVTVTFEPVGEKTRLTLRQTVSESLAKRTGAHPSWIDMLDRLAEVV